ACTTGACAAAGGACATGGAAGGAACGAGTTTGCCAGCTTTTGCAGTTGATGCTCTGATGAACTACAAGAAAAACTACTACTACCAAGTCAATGTGGAGAAGAAAGCTCACACTGTAATGGCAAAAGTTGGTCACCAGTTGGCAGATATTGCTACGGCTATTAAATAAGGAATAGGAGAGGTTCGATTCCTCTCTTTTTCATTTTGGAAGGAGTATTAAAATGTGGGCTAAAATTGGACTAGCAATTATGATGATGTTGGATTTTCTCAGTTCAGATGCCGGTCAGAAAACTGTATCGAACTTAAATGCAGCACTTGTCAAGGTGCATGAAAAGAAAAACCGTGCTGATCCTGAAGAAGACTTGACAGACCTTGACCGCCAAGCCCAGCTTTGTCAAAGACTGGTAGATGAACAGAAAGCCTTGCAGAAAAAGATTGAGGTTGAATCGGTCAAACTCAATGCTTTGCTGGAGCAAAAGTGAGGGGGGACTATGACACAGTTTGCAGAGATCACAAATACACGAACTGGGCAAAAAGCTCAGTTCGCTTTACCATTTCCAATTAACCATCTAAGTAAAATCGGAGTAGATGAGACTTTCGACGGTGTGCTGTTTGTAAATGGAGATGACGACACCTTCGGTTTTGGAATGGATGGCTATCTAACTTTGGAAGAACTAGAAGCTTATCTAAAACAATATCAAAATCGTCAAAATCCTAATCATTTTGATTATATGATGTTAAGTCGTTTGAAAATGGACTGTGACTACTTTTTGGGGTATGGTAATCGTTATGAGGGTCACCTTTGGGCAGGTAACGTTCCAGGACAAATCGCAGAGATGAAAAAAATCTGGCGAAAATTTCCTGAAGAGGGAAAACCAGAATGGTTAACTTGGGAAGACATTTTAGACTATGAAAGGAAAATGACAGAGCAAATATGATTGCCAATATTAGAATCCGAGCAGATGGCCAAAGTTCTGCTCTTTGTCCCTTGGATTTGATGAAATTCGGTATTGATGATGTTCGGCAGAGAATGAAAGAAAGAGGAATCACAAATGATTCCTTTTTCATTTGTGGTTTTTCTGATTGGGGGATTGATACTGTCCTAACTTTAGAAGAAGCCTATCTTCTCAAAACAGCTATTATAGGTTTTTATGATGGCGATGATTATGTAGTACAGCATATGCTGCGGAATCATAAACCTATATCGGAAGTCATTTCGCACTACTACCGCTTTCTTTCCAAAGATGAAGTTGAGGTGATGCAACACCTTTTGAGAAATCAAGAGGTTAGCAGCGTTGTAGAATTCTTCTTCAAAGCAAATAATTGGATAAGTGCGCTGCAGCTTTACATCAATCAGGGCTTAATCTTGAATACGAATAAAGGCTTCTATATACAAGTTATATAAAGAGGTCTAAATAGAAGTCTTTAAAAATGGAAAATTTTAAAATTTTCCATTGAAGCGGAAATAAATAAAAAGGAGAAAAAATGACTAAATACACTATCCGCTATCATTTTAAAAAAGAAAATTCCTACAGTGTTTGGAATGATACGGGAGAGCTTATTGAGGATAATTTATCTTATGGAGAAGCCCTCTATTGGTCTTTTCGAGAATTGGCTAAATATGTTCAACTAGGCTATTTAGCCCAGAATGAGGCAGACAGCATGCGAGGGGATATTGAAGCTTACAATAACTTTATAAATAAATTAGCGGGGTAAAAGAATGAATAAATTATTGCATATGTACGAGCGTGTCCAAAGCTTCTTTAGCCAATTTGTGAAGCGGGACAAGAAACGGAAATCTGGTGGTTTGAAAGTAGTCAATAAAAGGACTGTCAATCTGGCTGTCCTGTCAGGATTGGTTTTCATTTTGCTAACTGGCTTGATGGGTGGTATTCGAGCTATGACTTTATCAAATAAAGTATCTAACCTTGAAAAATCTATTTCATCAGCTAAAGCAAGCAAAACA
This window of the Streptococcus sanguinis genome carries:
- a CDS encoding LPD11 domain-containing protein; amino-acid sequence: MTQFAEITNTRTGQKAQFALPFPINHLSKIGVDETFDGVLFVNGDDDTFGFGMDGYLTLEELEAYLKQYQNRQNPNHFDYMMLSRLKMDCDYFLGYGNRYEGHLWAGNVPGQIAEMKKIWRKFPEEGKPEWLTWEDILDYERKMTEQI
- a CDS encoding asparagine synthase, with translation MTKYTIRYHFKKENSYSVWNDTGELIEDNLSYGEALYWSFRELAKYVQLGYLAQNEADSMRGDIEAYNNFINKLAG